AGCGCTTTCCCACTGCTCGGTCAGCACTTGGGCAATCCACTTGGCACGCTCTTTGTCGTCCAAAGTGATCGGCGAGACACTTGGCATCTCGCTCTCGACTGCCTTGATGATTTGAGTGCCCAAACTATGGAAAGTCGCCACCTTGATGCGATCGCTGACTTTGGCCGCCAGTCTCTCGCTCATCTCCTCGGCGGCTTTGCGGCCAAACGCCAGCATCAGGATCTCTTCGGGCTGACTCTGCTGATTGGCAATCAGGTAGGCGGCACGAGCAATCAATACGCTGGTTTTCCCCGTACCAGCACCGGCCAGCACTAGGTTATGATCCTGGTTAATCAACACCGCTTCGCGCTGGGACGGGTTTAACGGCGACGATTCAAACTTATCGAACCACGACGACCATTTATCGGTTTCTTTTTCCAGCCATTGGTTGTTGGCTTCTTCCACCCATTCTTCATTGCCTTCCAGCCAAGGTTCAACCTTCTCGAACGCCAGCGGACGGAACGATGCCGCCAGCTCGCGGCTAAGACCAGTCGAAGCCAATGCGTTATCGAGATAACGGTGTAATTGACGATGGGAAGATTCACGTAGGTAGCCGTCGGCTTGGGCATAACAATCAATGCGTTCAAGCATCACTGGCAGCAGGTTATCGAGCTTTTCGACCCGGCCTTGCGCCCAGTTGCGGTAGGCTTCGAGCAACATATTGGCAAAGGCCTTACATTGCTGCCATGGCAGGCCATGTACCGTCCAGCAGTACTCCTGATCCGCTGAGGTCAATTCAAAGCTGCCCCATAACACACCGCGGTGAACGTCTATGGCCCCATCCCACTCATCAAAGGGAATTTCTTCTGTCTCTGTCTGGCTATCAAGCACCAAACAATTGTCACCAAGAGCAATACTGCAATAATCACCTTGGGCGAGCCATTGGGCCAACCACCCTGCTGTCAAACGCATTCTGTCACCAACACTCAATATTCTTCTTCTACCGCACTAACTATTGCGCTATTGCGCTATTGCGCGCGTTATTAGACATTTATAGCCTATTAACGGAATAACAATTTGGACTTAGAGTACCAAGTTCTCTAGATATACCCTAGCGTCCAGAAAACCTTTTAGGTAAATTTTTTGCTAAAAAAAATCGGGATTCTGACCTTACAAGGTGACTTTTGCACAGGTTGCGGGTAATTCACACTAACACCGTTTATCGTCAATCAGGGGCTTGGCCTTAAGCACCGACACCCGAACAGTCTTTCGCCCCAGCAGTAGCAAGAAACGATAAACTGCATTTTTTTTAGGGTTTTATAACGCTTGTTTACTGAAGTTTGCTATCTTTAGCGCTTCATTAGGAAGACCATAAAAACAATGACAACTAGCCGCTTACAATTAACTCTGCGTCGTTACTGGGCAAACGACCGGATAAACTACAGCATTCGTGTACTTATTGCCCTGGTTGGGGTTGCTCTGCCTTGCTGGTATCTTCAAGCAACCACCGAGGTTACACCGTTAGTCTTGGGCATCATTGCCTCGGCGCTGGCCGAAACCGATGACAACCTGGCAGGGCGGATCAAAGCATTGATCACCACCCTGCTTTGTTTCGTGCTTGCCGCTTTCTCGATTGAACTATTGTTTCCCTACCCGCCGCTGTTTGCCATCGGGCTGTTTACTTCAACCTTTGGCTTTATCATGTTGGGGGCGATGGGTGCCCGCTATGCCAGTATCGCCTTTGCTTCACTGCTGCTAGCTGTCTATACCATGCTGGGCGCGGCGCAAAGCCCGAACCTGTGGTACCAACCGATGTTACTGCTCGGCGGCGCAACCTGGTATGGGTTGCTGTCGCTCAGCTGGCAGGTACTGTGGCCGAACCAGCCGGTTCAGCAGAGCCTGTCGAAAGTCTTTACCGAGCTGTCCTGCTACCTCGATAGCAAGAGCCAGCTGTTCGAGCCGGTGGCCGATTTAGTTCCTCAGCCACTGCGGCTTCAAGCGGCTACCAAGAATGCCAAGGTGGTCAGTGCGCTTAACGACGCCAAGGCTACCTTGCTTCACCGCGCCCGTCGCGGCCACCCAAATGAAACGGGGGATAAATTCCTCAATATTTACTTCTTGGTACAGGACATCCACGAGCGGGCCAGCTCATCTCACTACCGCTACCAAGATCTCGCGGCGGAATTCCAACGCAGTGACGTGCTATTCCGATTCCAGCGGCTCCTGACCCGGCAAGCCAATGCCTGCCGGGAGATTGCCCGAGCCCTGGCCATGGGTAAGCCCTATAGCCACGCTATCGACAGTGTAAAGGCCCTGGACGAACTACAAGAATCCTTGCTTTACCTGAAAAGCCAGAACGATCCCAAACGGCGCGTGTATATCAACCAGCTCGAATATCTGTTCAACAACCTTGCGACGGTTGAACGCCAGTTGTCGAACGTCAGTAACCCGGATGTTTCGACCACGGACAGCGCCCGTGATAACGAGTTATCGGACACTGAAGCGCGCAGCATGAAAGAGCGCTGGCAGCGGATCCGTGCTCAGCTTGATCCTAGTTCGATGCTGTTCCGCCATGCATTGCGAATGGCCATCGCCCTCACCGTAGGTTACGGCATCATTCTTGGCCTCGACCTGGAGCGGGGGTACTGGATTTTGCTTACTACCCTGTTTGTCTGCCAGCCGAACTACAGTGCAACCCGCCAGCGCCTCAAGCAGCGGGTGATAGGCACCATCGCCGGTTTGCTGATCGGCATGCCGTTACTGTTCCTGTTTCCGGGCCAAGAAGGGCAACTGGTACTGATGGTCTTTACCGGGGTGATGTTCTTTGCCTTCCGTACTGCCAACTATGGAGTGGCCACCATGTTCATCACCCTGCTGGTACTGTTCTGTTTCAACCAGCTCGGTGAAGGCTTTGCGGTGATCCTGCCTCGCCTCGGCGATACCCTGCTCGGCTGCTTGCTGGCAGTAATGGCGGTCAGCTTTATCTTACCGGACTGGCAAGCCCGTCGCTTGCACAAGGTCATGGCGGCAGCCGTAGAGACAAACCGTGATTATCTGGCACAAATCATTGGCCAGTACCGTATCGGGAAAAAAGACAGCCTGAACTACCGAATTGCCCGCCGTGATGCCCACAATACCGATGCCCAGCTCAGCACCGCGATCAGCAACATGCTGCTGGAGCCCGGGCGCTACCGGATGGCCACCGATGAAAGCTTCCGATTCCTGACGCTCAACCATGCCATGCTGAGCTATATATCAGCCCTTGGTGCCCACCGCACCCAGCTGGAAGATGAAAGTACGCATCATTTGGTCTCGCAGGCCCACAGGCAGATCCACCAGCACTTGGATTGTTTGGCAGCGCAACTTGCCGGTAATCAGTGTGCTCAGGCACCGGAGTCCGACAGCGAGCTGGAACAGCGCCTATCGCTGTGGCGCGATGAGGATTCGACATCGGCCCGTATGGTGCTGCAGCAATTGCACCTGATCCAGCGCATGCTGCCTGAGCTTAACTCACTCGCCAACAAGCTGGCGGCGCGGACCCGCCAAACAGCCCAGTCAAAAAATGAAAAAGCCGCGTAACCGCGATTGAGAGTTACCCCTCAATAACGCCATCACAAACCGCCAGTGGTTGTGATGGCGTTTTTTGCTGAGGGAGTACGGACTCGCTATTCATTATCAAGCCTATTCTTTGTCAAAGCTATCGACGACGATAGCCCCCATCGAAGCTGGCATAGCGATAACAATAATCCGCTTGAACGAAGTCAGCGGATCGGAGAGCAAAGGTAATTTATCCAGCGCCACTAGGATAAGGGACACAACCACCGCCGTAATCAGGTAAGCAATGACAATACGAAAGACGAAGCCGGCAAGCCTGTGGCGTATGTTTTTCTGAAATACACTTTCATAGGTGAAGACACCCAGGAAAAACACCGCAAGGCAAAACAGCATAACCAAGTTAGGGAGCGGAAGGGTTTCCCCTAGCCGCCAAGCTTCTTCGGAAAAGGAAATCGGGACAGCAAGGGCAAATGCGCCAACACACACTTGGCTTGCGTCCTCCATATTGAAATTCAACATGATGTTATCCAGCAAAATTACCGTACAACACCATCATGGCTCATTGCATAACAAAATGATAAATTTGTTTTAGTAACAACGGGTAAAATTACCCTGCTGCTGCCACAAACGCCATTTCAACCAACAGGCTCGGGTCGGCAAGTTCAACTTTGACACAGGCGCGGCTCGGGGCGCAGCCTTGCGGCAGCCAAGCTTCCCATGCGACATTGAGCGCATCGAAGTTGGCAAAATCGGTAACGTAAATAGTGACTGACAACAAGCGGGATTTATCGCTGCCAACACTGGCCAGCATTGCTTCGGCCTGGGCAAAAATCTGGTTGACCTGACCAGTCATGTCGGCGCTGGTGTCCTGCTCGGCCACTTCGACGAAATGTGCGATACCATTGAAGACAGTCACATCAGACCATCGCTTGGTCGGGTTAATTCGCTGAATATCCATTCTACTTTCCTTTGATACCCAAAGTTTGGCACTTGGGTTTATTGATTGTTAGGACGATATAATAGCGAAAAATCGGCTTGGCATTGTCGGCTAACTCACTCAGAAACGTAACTATTTATAAATGCCAGGTTATAAATGCCAAGCGACTAGGCTAATTCACGGTCTTAACGGTAATGTGCCTCTACCAGAGGCTTGCCTTCGCTATTGACCAGCCTCAGCTCCCCTTCCCTCGCCTCACTTTCGCAAAACTCCAAGTCTGCCGTTGAAGGCAAAAACGCCGGGCGACGGAAGGTAAACTCAGCTTGGCTAATTGGAGACTCAATAGCAGCAAACATCCGTGCGACAGAATACATGCCGTGAATGATCGGTGCATTGAAGCCAAATGGCTTGGCGGTCAACCAATGAAGATGAATAGGATTGTAATCCCCCGAAACGGCCGCATAGCCTCTCGCTATCTGGGGCGTTAGAGTCAACGTCTTCAGCTTGGTCCAAGCAGGGCATTGTTCTTCAATCTCTGACGTTGACTCATTTTGGTCTTTACGGTTAACTGGCGTCTTACCTCGCAACAGGCAACGGCTGCGATAGCCAGCCTGATACACGCCATCGAGCGCAAAACGCCCTTCCAACTCAAATTCCATGCCCTTTTCGGTTTGATTGCATTCGATAACACCAAGCGAGAAGTCATAGGCCTTGCCGATTTGCAGTGGGGCTTGTTGATGAAAACTAACATGGGTATGGATCATGCCCAGCAGTGTCAAAGAAACGGATGGATGGGTCAGCAACAGTAACTGGGCGGGTTGGGTGGCCACAAACAAGTAAGGGAGCGGTAACCGACCCTGAGGCAAGCCACAGCATGTGTTGTAACGGTTGACGCTCTCGCTTTCGAACGTAAAGCCATCGATAGCCACAGTTATCGATGGCAAAGGATCTCTTCCCTTTTTCAGTATTGCTTTCGCCAATAGCAACATGGAAGACGGTAACTGGCTTTGCTTGATGGTAATGGTGGTCACAGCAACACCCTAGATTGAATTAACAGAGGCCGAGCAAAAGGAGTGCCCTTCGTTTTTCTGTTTATCTCATATTTCCCTTCATCCAGACTACCGCTTTTACTTAGTTGGACAATTAAATCAATTCACGCAACTAAGTGCCTCAAAAACGCACCAAGCAGAACAATCAAACAACAAAACACCAACAAAACAAACAGACAAACCAAAAAATACCATCAATACGTTTAAATCAACCACAAAAAGAACTAGAATCCAGCACCTTGTAAATCCAACACCGAATTACCATGATTGATCTAGCCATTTTACCTGTTTACTTGACTGCCGTTATCGCCCTGCTGCTCATCCCTGGCCCTGACATGCTGCTCATCGCCAGCTCCAGCCTGAGCTACGGTAAAAAGGTGGGGGTCTTTGCCAGCCTGGGCAATGCCACCTCAGGATTGATCCTTACCCTGCTGGCAGCCATGGGCGTCTCGGCATTGATTGCCATGAACCCAATCGCCCTGCAGGTGCTTCGTTTACTTGGCGGTGCCTACCTGCTAAAAATGGGCTGGGACTGTATGCGTACCCAACCTTCTGATGCGCCAAGCCTTGAGCAAAGCAGCAGTGTAGCCAAAACCTTGTACCGCCGAGCGGTGATCAGTAATTTGCTTAACCCTAAAGCGCTAATTTTCTTTGTTCTGTTCCTGCCGCAGTTTGTATCCACTCAGGTTACGGCGACTTCCGGTGAACAAATGCTAGTGCTAGGTCTGCTATTGAATGTACTGGGTCTGTTATTCAACCTGTTCTTGGTCACCATGATCGGCAGCCTGGGCCAGCCACTGCTGAAGAACGAAAAATTCCGTACCAACCAGCACAAGTTCATGGGGCTTATCTTTTTCGTCTTGGCGATCTGGCTATTGGCCTCACAGGTACCGGCGGTTTAAGGCTCTGTGCCCTACCACCTCGTTACAATAAATAAGGGCATCTCGAGAGATGCCCTTATTACTCATAACTTTTAAGCCCTGCCTACTTGGCAATCAAGATAATCCGAGTTTCATACGGCTTCAGAGTGAAACTGTTTTGCTGAGCCGCCTTCATCGATTCGGCGTAGTTCGACAGCAAGCATTCACCACTGACGACAGCCAACCCTTCAGGTAGATGGCATTCGACCTCGTCACCATAGTAGTTGTTCACACACAACAAAATCTGGCTGGCTGACTCGCGTTTGTAGCAGAAGATACGATCGTGCTCCGGCATCAGGTCGGTGTAGTCTCCGTCGGTAATAACGGCAACCTCTTTACGCAACTGGATAAGCTGGCGGTAGAAATGGAACACAGAGTTCTGATCTGCAACCGCGGCTTTGGCATTGATCTGCTTATAGTTCTCTGCCACTTGCAGCCAAGGTTGTGCCTTGGAGAAACCGGCATAGTCGCTATCGTCCCACTGCATCGGGGTACGGGAATTATCGCGGGATTTTTGCGCCAGAATCGCCATCATCTCATCGTGACTCACCCCTTGCTGATTCACCATGATGTCGTACATGTTGGTGCTTTCCACATCGCGGTACTGGTCAATCGAGGTATACCCCGGATTGGTCATACCGATTTCTTCACCTTGGAAGATATACGGGGTGCCCTGCATCATATGCACTGACGCCCCCAGCATCTTGGCCGATTCAATTCGGTAGTTAACATCGTCACCCAAACGGCTAACCACCCGAGGTTGGTCATGGTTACACCAGAACAGTGCGCCCCATCCTTTGCCATTCAAACCAAGCTGCCAGTGGTTGAAAATAGATTTAAGCTGATGGAAATCAAACGGTGCCTTGGTCCACTTCTCGCCATTGGGGTAATCAACTTTCAAGTGGTGGAAGTTAAACACCATCGACAGCTCTTTGCCATCGAGCGATGAATATTGCAGGCAGTGCTCAAGCGTTGTCGAAGACATCTCGCCAACGGTCACTGAGCCATACTGCTGGAACACCGCTTCACTGATTTCCTGCAGGTATTCATGAACACGAGGGCCATCGGTATAAAAACGGCGACCATCGCCAATGTCGTCGTTCGGGAAGTCTTGCTGCTTGGAAATCAAGTTGATCACATCCAGGCGGAAGCCATCGACCCCTTTCTCGGCCCAGAAGTTGATCACCTCTTTGACCTCTTCACGAACCTTCGGGTTTTCCCAGTTCAGATCAGCCTGTTCTTTGGCAAACAAGTGTAAATAATATTGGCCGGTGGCCTCGTCCAGTGCCCAGGCATTGCCACCGAATTTCGACTGCCAGTTGGTCGGCTCAGCGCCGTCAACCGGATCTTTCCAAATATAATAATCACGGTATGGGCTGTTCCTGTCACCCAGCGCCGACTGGAACCAGGCATGCTCGGTTGAAGTGTGGTTAACGACAATATCCATAACAATCCTGATGCCGCGCTGATGCGCCTGCGCCAGCAATTGGTCAAAATCGGCCATGGTGCCGAACTCTGGGTTGATATTGTAGTAGTCGGAAATATCGTAGCCGTTATCAATCATTGGCGAGCTATACACCGGCGTCAGCCAAAGCGCATCGACACCCAATGTTTTGAGGTAGTCTAGCTTAGCAATGATCCCTTGAATATCACCGGTTCCCTTGCTGCCACTGTCACAGAAGCTTTTTGGATAAATCTGGTAAATCGTAGCGGTACGCCACCATTCAAGTTGCTCTTTCAACATAATAACCTGCACACTTAACAAATCAGAAAAAGGTAGCTGGCCATTTAAACCGTTCCGACCAGCTACAAAATTACTCAGGGAGGCGATTGCCACTAGGCCGTTGCTTCACTCAACTCGCCTTTTGCTTCAGCACGCTTGTACATGAACAAGGTCAGTGCCATCGGTACCACAACGGCAACCACCATAGCGATGAAATACACTAGCCAGTACTGCGGCTGAATAGATAGGATGCCCGGTAGGCCACCGACACCGATACCGTTCGCCATCACACCTGCGCTACCACAAATAGCCGCGGCAATCGCCGAACCAATCATTGCGCTCAGCATCGGGAACTTGTACTTAAGGTTAATACCGTACATGGCAGGCTCGGTGACCCCCAAGTACGCAGAGATGGCAGCCGGTACCGAAATTTCACGCTCATTGGTTTTCTTGCTGATAATGATGATGCCAACAACCGCAGAAGCCTGAGCAATGTTAGATAGGGCAATCAATGGCCAGATCGGTGTCCCCCCCATAGATTGCATCAGCTGCAAGTCCACGGCGTTCGTGGTGTGGTGGATACCGGTAATAACCAGCGG
This Photobacterium gaetbulicola Gung47 DNA region includes the following protein-coding sequences:
- a CDS encoding efflux (PET) family transporter (COG1289); translation: MTTSRLQLTLRRYWANDRINYSIRVLIALVGVALPCWYLQATTEVTPLVLGIIASALAETDDNLAGRIKALITTLLCFVLAAFSIELLFPYPPLFAIGLFTSTFGFIMLGAMGARYASIAFASLLLAVYTMLGAAQSPNLWYQPMLLLGGATWYGLLSLSWQVLWPNQPVQQSLSKVFTELSCYLDSKSQLFEPVADLVPQPLRLQAATKNAKVVSALNDAKATLLHRARRGHPNETGDKFLNIYFLVQDIHERASSSHYRYQDLAAEFQRSDVLFRFQRLLTRQANACREIARALAMGKPYSHAIDSVKALDELQESLLYLKSQNDPKRRVYINQLEYLFNNLATVERQLSNVSNPDVSTTDSARDNELSDTEARSMKERWQRIRAQLDPSSMLFRHALRMAIALTVGYGIILGLDLERGYWILLTTLFVCQPNYSATRQRLKQRVIGTIAGLLIGMPLLFLFPGQEGQLVLMVFTGVMFFAFRTANYGVATMFITLLVLFCFNQLGEGFAVILPRLGDTLLGCLLAVMAVSFILPDWQARRLHKVMAAAVETNRDYLAQIIGQYRIGKKDSLNYRIARRDAHNTDAQLSTAISNMLLEPGRYRMATDESFRFLTLNHAMLSYISALGAHRTQLEDESTHHLVSQAHRQIHQHLDCLAAQLAGNQCAQAPESDSELEQRLSLWRDEDSTSARMVLQQLHLIQRMLPELNSLANKLAARTRQTAQSKNEKAA
- a CDS encoding hypothetical protein (COG4711), with protein sequence MLNFNMEDASQVCVGAFALAVPISFSEEAWRLGETLPLPNLVMLFCLAVFFLGVFTYESVFQKNIRHRLAGFVFRIVIAYLITAVVVSLILVALDKLPLLSDPLTSFKRIIVIAMPASMGAIVVDSFDKE
- a CDS encoding hypothetical protein (COG0251) — translated: MDIQRINPTKRWSDVTVFNGIAHFVEVAEQDTSADMTGQVNQIFAQAEAMLASVGSDKSRLLSVTIYVTDFANFDALNVAWEAWLPQGCAPSRACVKVELADPSLLVEMAFVAAAG
- a CDS encoding putative dehydratase (COG2030) — its product is MTTITIKQSQLPSSMLLLAKAILKKGRDPLPSITVAIDGFTFESESVNRYNTCCGLPQGRLPLPYLFVATQPAQLLLLTHPSVSLTLLGMIHTHVSFHQQAPLQIGKAYDFSLGVIECNQTEKGMEFELEGRFALDGVYQAGYRSRCLLRGKTPVNRKDQNESTSEIEEQCPAWTKLKTLTLTPQIARGYAAVSGDYNPIHLHWLTAKPFGFNAPIIHGMYSVARMFAAIESPISQAEFTFRRPAFLPSTADLEFCESEAREGELRLVNSEGKPLVEAHYR
- a CDS encoding lysine exporter protein (LysE/YggA) (COG1280), giving the protein MIDLAILPVYLTAVIALLLIPGPDMLLIASSSLSYGKKVGVFASLGNATSGLILTLLAAMGVSALIAMNPIALQVLRLLGGAYLLKMGWDCMRTQPSDAPSLEQSSSVAKTLYRRAVISNLLNPKALIFFVLFLPQFVSTQVTATSGEQMLVLGLLLNVLGLLFNLFLVTMIGSLGQPLLKNEKFRTNQHKFMGLIFFVLAIWLLASQVPAV
- a CDS encoding trehalose-6-phosphate hydrolase (COG0366), with the translated sequence MLKEQLEWWRTATIYQIYPKSFCDSGSKGTGDIQGIIAKLDYLKTLGVDALWLTPVYSSPMIDNGYDISDYYNINPEFGTMADFDQLLAQAHQRGIRIVMDIVVNHTSTEHAWFQSALGDRNSPYRDYYIWKDPVDGAEPTNWQSKFGGNAWALDEATGQYYLHLFAKEQADLNWENPKVREEVKEVINFWAEKGVDGFRLDVINLISKQQDFPNDDIGDGRRFYTDGPRVHEYLQEISEAVFQQYGSVTVGEMSSTTLEHCLQYSSLDGKELSMVFNFHHLKVDYPNGEKWTKAPFDFHQLKSIFNHWQLGLNGKGWGALFWCNHDQPRVVSRLGDDVNYRIESAKMLGASVHMMQGTPYIFQGEEIGMTNPGYTSIDQYRDVESTNMYDIMVNQQGVSHDEMMAILAQKSRDNSRTPMQWDDSDYAGFSKAQPWLQVAENYKQINAKAAVADQNSVFHFYRQLIQLRKEVAVITDGDYTDLMPEHDRIFCYKRESASQILLCVNNYYGDEVECHLPEGLAVVSGECLLSNYAESMKAAQQNSFTLKPYETRIILIAK